One genomic segment of Fibrobacter sp. includes these proteins:
- a CDS encoding AbrB/MazE/SpoVT family DNA-binding domain-containing protein, with product MQENEGKYIFGVVKVGDKGQIVIPKEARTVYNIKPGDALLMLGDQKGMALLKTDIFQSVIDQTMEGLTK from the coding sequence ATGCAGGAAAATGAAGGCAAATACATCTTCGGAGTTGTGAAGGTGGGGGACAAGGGCCAGATTGTTATTCCCAAGGAGGCCCGTACAGTGTACAATATCAAGCCGGGGGATGCCCTGCTTATGCTTGGAGACCAGAAAGGAATGGCACTGTTGAAGACTGATATTTTCCAAAGCGTAATAGACCAGACCATGGAGGGACTTACAAAATGA